Proteins from a single region of Apium graveolens cultivar Ventura chromosome 7, ASM990537v1, whole genome shotgun sequence:
- the LOC141674040 gene encoding uncharacterized protein LOC141674040, whose protein sequence is MDRSFELVRLGEEHKSVYAAYFLKGEAIYWWDLVKALEEVRQVTWTRFKELFLEKYYPRYMQRQMEMKFLELKQGSMTVLEYEKKFTEFTRFMTKYVNTDEKKAQRFQQGLEYWIRDRVSMFEIGTYAGVVQKVTLIESNGAQSKKERDIKKRNVFHQKERSESGYQQD, encoded by the coding sequence ATGGATAGATCTTTCGAATTGGTTCGATTAGGGGAAGAACATAAGAGCGTTTATGCCGCGTATTTCTTAAAAGGGGAAGCAATTTATTGGTGGGATCTAGTCAAAGCTTTGGAAGAAGTTCGACAAGTTACTTGGACTAGGTTTAaggagttatttttggaaaaatattacCCCCGGTATATGCAGAGACAGATGGAGATGAAATTCCTGGAATTGAAACAAGGAAGTATGACCGtcttggaatatgagaagaagtttacagaaTTTACAAGATTTATGACTAAGTATGTGAATACTGATGAAAAGAAGGCTCAGAGATTTCAACAAGGGCTCGAATATTGGATTCGAGATAGAGTGTCGATGTTTGAGATTGGTACCTACGCTGGGGTAGTTCAGAAGGTAACATTGATTGAAAGTAATGGAGCACAATCCAAAAAGGAAAGAGATATTAAGAAGAGGAATGTGTTTCATCAGAAGGAGAGGTCAGAATCAGGGTACCAGCAAGATTGA